ATGGTTGGAAAATAAAATTTTCGAAAATGAATTTTGTAAAATATTTTCAGAAATATTTACAATGAATTTGAATGTTATTGAATTACTTCCGAAACTTAAACAAAATTATAAATTAGTTTTGCTTTCAAACACAAATCACATTCACAAGAAATTTGGATGGGAACAAAATAAGTTTTTAGAAAATTTTGATAAATTAATTCTTTCGCATGAAGTTGGAGCTGTAAAACCGGAAGAAAAAATTTATAATGCCGTTGAAAAATTTACAAATGAACCAAGTGAAACCCATATTTTTATTGATGATATTTTGGATTATGTAAACGCAGCAAAAAATTTAGGCTGGGATGGAATTCAATTTATTGGTTACGAAAATTTAGTTAAAGAATTTAGTGAGAGAGAAATTTTGTTTTAGATTTTTTTCATTTTGTTCTCTTAATCTTACTCTTAATCATAATCTTAATCTTTTTATTCTTTAAAATAACAGAGAAAGTTTAGGATTAAGAGTAAGAAAACTACAAAAGTAATTCATCTTTTGATTTTATAATCTTGAAAATCTTGAAATTTTGGAATCTTGCAATTTTATTTCATCCATTCTTTCCAAACCTCTGGTTCATAACCGACAGTAACATCTTTTCCATTTCTAACAATTGGAGTTTTTAAGAGCAGCGGATCGGAAAGAAGTTCATCCTTTGTATTAAAAATCATGTATTTTAATCCGCGTTTCTCAAACTGCTTAGAATTTCTATCAATCAAATTCTCTTCATCAATTTTGAGAAGAATATTATCCAATTCACCAGCACTAATTCCTTTTTCTGCTAAATCCCTAAAATGAATTTGAATATTTCTTTCCTTAAAAAATCGTTCAGCCTTTTTTGTGTTGTTACATTTTTTTGTGCCGAATATTTGAATATTCATAATATTTACTATTTTGATGTGGGAACAATTTTTTTAATGTTTAGTTAAAAATAGAAATCTTAAAACAAATTACAAATTTTCATGAAGACAAAAATATTTATCAAAATTGGAATTCTGACTTTTGTTAGCAATTTTTCAAATGCACAAAATGTAAAATTTGATTCGCTACTGAATTCCGGAATAAACCAAATTTACAATATTAAATTTAATGAAGCTGAGAATACATTTTTAAAAGTTCAAAAAGATTTTCCCAAACATCCCGCCGGAAAATTTTTTGATGCAATGATTGTTTGGTGGAAAATAATGATTGATCAAGACAATGAAGAATATGATGAAATATTTGAACAAAAATTAGAAAACGTAATTGATTTTTGTGATGATTTACTTGACGAAAATGATGAAAATGTTGACGCAATATTTTTCAAAGGCGGATCACTTGGATTTAGAGGAAGATTATATTCAATTCGTAAAGAATGGTTTGATGCAGCTTTGGATGGGAAAGATGCACTTCCGTTAGTTTACGAAGCTTATGAAATCGATCCGAAAAATGAAGACGTAAAACTTGGTTTTGGAATTTACAATTATTATGCGGAAGCAATTCCGGAAAAATATCCATTTATAAAACCAGCGATGATGTTTATTCCTAAAGGAGATAAGAAAAAAGGAATTGAACAGCTAAAAACTGCTTCGCAAAAAGCAAAATATGCGGCAATTGAATCGAAGTTTTTTTTACTCACTTCATTTTATCAATTTGAAGAAGATTTTGATAAAGCACAAACCTATGCTGAAGAATTGACCAAAATGTTTCCTAACAATCCGATATTTGAAAAATATTTGGGAAGAATTTTTATAAAAAAAAATGACTACACAAAAGGCAGCAGAATTTTTCAAAGTATAATCGATAAACATGATAAAAAAATAACTGGTTATAATAAAAAGGCAGTGAGAGAAGCTAGTTACTACGTTGGTGTTGAGCAAATGAGAAGAAATCAAATTGATTTGGCTAAAAAGAATTTTAAAATTTGTGAAGAAATTTCAAGAAATCTTGATAAAAATGAAGATGAGGAATCTGGATTTTTAATAAGTGCGTTAGTTTATTTGGCAAAAATATATGAGCAAGAAAGGAATAAAATAGAATCAATAAAAATTTATGAAGAATTATTGAAATTAAAGGATTATAATAATTCACATGATAAGGCAAAAGAATCGTTAAAAAGATTGAAAGCTAAGAAATAAAAAGCATACAAAAGAACCGATCTTTTCTGGAGATCGGTTCTTTAAAAAATATTATAAACCGATATTTAAACCTACGCTAAAAGCAAACACATCAAGTTTATGAATACCACCCATATTATGATTACCTTGCTCAATGTCTCTTTCAGCACCCAGCAAATACTCTAAAGCTGCTTCAACAGTATAATTTCCAAGAGAATAACCAAAACCAGCTGTTACAACATGATTTGTAGACGATGGGAATAATACATTTAAAGTTTCGTCTGGAGCCGGAGCTGGATCATAATAATAACCTAATCTTAAAGCAGTAACCGGAGTAACCATATATTCTCCACCTAAACGAATTTGAACAGCATCTTCCCAATCTAGTTTAAATTCATTATCACCTTGAGCAGCCATAGCAAGTTTCCAATATGAGTTATCATATTCAGCAACCAATTTATCAAGTTCTGACCATTGGCTATATTGAGCGTCTAAAGTTAAAGTTAAACATTTATTTGGTTTATAAGCTAAACCACCGCCAATCCACAAAGGCCAGGTAACATCTCTATCAAAATCACTTTCGCCTGGGCCGGGAGCAATTCCCATTGTAGGAACTGTTGGTAAAGCTGGGAATAAAGTGTTTTTAGCAGTTCCGCTCATTGCAATAGTTGTCGCTAATCTAATTGTTGCTCCAGCTGCTAATTGATCATTAAATTTGTACTTTAAACCTATTGTTGCACCAAAACCCATTCCAGTTGATTCTTCTTCAAATTGACGAAAACCTAAACCTAAAGCTACGCCATTTGCAATAAATTGTTTCATGTCAAACATTGCATAAGAAATGTTTACAGCTAATCCAACTGAAAATTGATCATTAACTTGATAAGCAACAGCTGGAGAAATACTAATAACTCCAATTTGTGAAAGAAATTCTGTTCCATTTGCACCAGCACCAGCAAATTCTGTCGGATCCCATTCTGCTCCAAGTCCAGCTGGAACGTAAATACCAAGAGCTAATGCTAATTTATCCATTCTATAGTTTGCTAATAATCCGCCGGTAGGATAAATATTTGAAGCTGTTGAAGCATCAATACCAGCAAGATCCATTTTGTATGATCCAATTGGCATAACACCGGTAAAATATGCGAGAACAGAAGCTTTTTGATCAGCTAAACCAGCCGGGTTCCAGTAAATTGCAGTAGCATCGTTTGATAAAGCAACAAATGCACCGCCCATTCCTAAAGCTCTTGATCCCAAACTATTTAAGCTCAGCCCATTTGCAAAAACACTAGATGAAATTGCAAATGTTAAAATAACACTCAAAGTCAGTTTAAAGATTTTTTTCATTGCCCCTCCATAGTTAGTTGGTAAAGTGGATTCAAATATACTACTTTTGAATTCTATTTTGCTAAATAATTTTTGCTGGGGAATCAATTATTTTTGATATAAATAGGATAAAAAGTGAGGGAAAATTAAAGTTTTGTAGAAATTCCTATTCTGTGAATTGCACCAACTTCGCCATAAGAAGAAAAAGAATAATCAAAATTATAGTTTGAAACTACAATGCCAATTCCTAAATTTATTCCGGCTAAACCAGCTGTTCCACCAATTTTAAATTCTTTACGTTTTTCATTATCATAGCCAAGCCTTAACTTCACGATATTACTTAATCTAAATTCGCCACCAAATGTAAATTGTTGGAATCTTTCTCCAAAAGAATCATAATTTCCGTTTAATTTATTTAGAGATGCAAAAAATGTAAACGGAAGATGAAGCAATGTTTTAGAAAATCCAAATCGAATATCCAGAGGAAGTTTTTCTTCATACGAATAGTATTGTGAAATTTGCGAACCAAGATTCAATATTGAAAAACCAAAATTCCATCTTTCTTCCGGAATAGAATAATGAAGTCCCAAATCTGCTGCAATTCCGGTTGAAGAACGATCTGCAATTCCCGAATAAATAAATTTAAGATTTGCACCGTAGTAAAAATTATTTCCAAGCAAATTTGAGTAGCCGATTATTGCTGCAAGTTCACCGGCACCAAATTCACCGGTTTCAATTCCGTCGATCGTTCTGCCGTCGAAAGTTCCATAATTTATATATTGAACAGCAGCACCAAATCTTCCAATTCCTTCAAATTCATGAGAATATGAAAGTGCGGCAGAATTTATATCCAATAAATGTTTTACAAACGAAAATGAAATTGGGGATTCCTTTAAGTAACTTATTCCCGCTGGATTATAAAAAATTACATTTGGGTCATCGTTGTTTGAAACAAAACTTCCGGCTAAAGCAGAAGCACGCGGACTTTGATCGAGCATCAAAAATTTAAATGTTTCTTGACCGAACAAAGTAAAATTGAAACCCAAAACTAAAATTATTACTGCGGTTTTTTTCATAAATACTTAAAATTTGATAGGTGATTTTAAAGATAAAATATTATAAAGGCAAGATGATATATTTTTGCCCTAACATAATTTTTAATTCAAAAGGAACCGAATACCTAAAAATTGAGTAGAAACAATAAATAAAATTTAGAAAAAGACAAATCGGTCAGCAGATTCTACATTTTTTTTTGATATTTAATTGGGTATTTTGCAATCCAAAATTTAGAATTTTCGGTAAAATTTTTTGAAATTAACACTTATAATAGTTTTTGCATTTAATTTTGTTTTAGTAGCACAAACTAAAACTAACTTAGAAATCGTTGATTCACTTATCGGAGTTTCAATATCTAAAATAAATTCTACACAAATTGATAAAAATCAAAATTTTGAGTTTAAATTCAATTCTCCGCAAGAATTTAGCGCATTGTCAAATTCCGTTATTGAAAAAATGCAAAATGTGGGATTTAAGTTTAATAAAGACGAAAATAATTCTGAGGTTTTAAATTATTCAATAAAAAATATTCTGGTTGAATATCCTGAAATGTTTAGAGATGGAATTTTTGGTGAATATTTAGTTAATAGAAAAGTTGAATTAGAAAGTTCGTTTTATTTTAGCGCAAATGGTAATTTAAGCAAAGTTGAAAATTTTGTATATAATTATTCTGATACTTTAGCTTACGAAGAAATTAATTCCGTTCAAAATATTGCTTACGGATTTACTTCTCCGGAAATTCCAAGTGAACCATTTTTTTCAAGTTTAGTTGAACCAACTATTGCAATTGGAACAGCTGCTGTTGCGGTTTACTTATTTTTTAATGTGAGAAGTAAATAAATTTTAATAAATATTTTTAAATGTGATTTAGGAAAAATATCCAATGAAAAAAAATTTTGTGTTATTTATAGTTTCGATTTTTATATGGAATTGTTCATCTTCTGTTGATACAACTTCTCTTACCAGCGAACAGCATTTGGAATATGCAAGAAAATTATTCCTTGAAGAAGATTATGAAGAAGCAATAAGGGAATTTCAATCAATTTTACTTCAATATACTGGAAGTCAGATTAATGATGATGCACAATATTTCTTAGCATTTTCATACTTTAAGAGAGAACAATATTTATTATCCGCATATGAATTCAGCAAAGTTATAAGAGATACACCGGCAAGTGAATTTGTTCAAGATGCTCAATTTATGCTTGCGGAATCTTATTTTCAATTATCGCCGCATTATCAATTAGAGCAGAGTTATTCTAAAAAAGCAATTGAGGAATTTCAAGCCTTTATTGAATTTTTCCCAACACATCCAAAAGTTGAAGAGGCAGAAAAAAAGATTGCAGAATTATATGCAAAATTTGCAGAAAAAGAATATCATAGCGCAATGATTTATGAAAAAATGGAATATTTTAATGCCGCAATTCAATATTATGAAAATGTAAAAAATACATATTTTGATTCTGAGTTTGCTCCTTTAGCACATTACAAACTTATTAATTTGCTAATTTTGAAAAACAGAAAAGATGAAGCTTTGCGAAATATTGCCGATTATATAAGTAAATATCCCAACGATGATAATATTGATGAATTGAAAGAACTTAATAAGGAACTTGAGAATTCTGTAAATGGCTAAAAAAAAGTTTGTTAAAGATTCAATTATTATGATGACTGAATTGGTTCTACCTCAACATACAAATCAGCTTGGAAATTTGTTGGGCGGACAATTAATGCACTGGATTGATATTTGTGCTGCGTTAGCTGCAAGCAAACATTCAGAAAAAGTTTGTGTTACAGCATCAGTAGATAAAATTGATTTTCATCACCCAATAAAATTAGGTTATGTAGTTACTTTAATTGCATCAGTTAACAGAGCGTTTAATACTTCTATGGAAGTAGGTGTAAAAGTTATAACAGAAAATTTTGTTTTAAGAAAAAATTTGCACACAAATTCTGCTTATCTTACATTTGTTGGTGTAGATAAAAATGGCAAACCCGCTAAAGCATTTGAGATTATTCCGGAAACAGAAGATGAAAAGAGGAGATTTAACGAAGCTCTTCAAAGAAGAAAACAAAGACTTACCGAAAGGAAAAACAATAGTTAAATTATTTTTTTTATTGTTTGTTTCTGCAAATGTTTCCGCACAAACTTTACTTAATAATTTTGGAAATTCGGAAATAATTAAAACTTATCCAGGTTTTATAAAATTTACATTTGTAGATTTTAATAATGATGGAATTGATGATTTAATTCTTTACGGCGGTCAATCTAAAAATTTCGTACTTCACAAAGGTTTGCCGGATTCTACTTTTGCTCCTCCAGAAAAAAAATCTTTCTTTTTTCCAATTGATGATTTCAAGTGGTTAACTTCTACAAAAAAAGGTGAAAATTATTATCTGTTTGTTTCGAGAAATAAAAGATTAGTCGGACTTGTAACATTCACTTCAAATTTTTCTCTAAAATTATTAAGCAAAATAGAGTTTAATTCTTATCCATCTTCTGTAGAAATTATTGATATAAATAATGATTATAACAATGAAGCAATTGTTTTTGGTCCAAATTTTAATGGTATTGAAATTTTGGTTTCAAAAGGTTTCAGATTAACTCAGCAAACTTCAATTGAACAAAATATTTTAAGAGAAATTACACCTTTAGATTTTAATCAAGATGGAAATTCCGATCTTGTGGGAATTGATATTTTAAACAACTCATTAAAATTTTTAGAAAATTATTCAAAATTTAATTTTACAGAAACACGTGAAATTAAATTTACAGAACCGATTTTATCATTTAAAAAAGTTCATTACAATAATGATGATTTTACTGATCTGGCAGTAACTGATGCAAAGGGAATAAAAATTCTTTTGGGTGATTCAGTTTATTCTTTTTCACAAAGTTTAAAATTCAATTTTGATTTTTCGCCGTCAATTTTTGAAATTGAAGATTTTAACAATAATGGATTCAAAGATATTGCAGCCGTAAATATTGATGATAATCAAGCTTATGTAAAACTTAATGATATAACTTACAACATTATAAATTACAATTTTAGCGGAATAACGGATTTAAAATATCTAAAAAATAAATACGTAAATGCAATTCTTCTATTAAGCAGCAAAGGAATTATCAAACAAATTGATACACAAAATAAATGGGGAAATACATTTAAATATTCCGTTGGAGGAATTCCAAATAAAATATTTTATAAGAAATCTGCAAACAATTCTGAAACAAATATTTTTATAACTGATAATGAAAACAATTTTGTAACAAAGTTAGCTTTAAATAAAAACGGATTTTTCGCAAATCAAAATGTGGAAAAATTTGTAAATGATTTTACAAATATATCATGGTCGCCCAAAACTAATTTAACTGCTGCATTTACGGAAAAAGAAAGATTAATAGAAATCCATACCGGTGTTTTAAAATCAAAAACAACAAGTTCACAGCATTTCGTTTATACAATTAATCAAATTGAGCAAGTTTTAATTGATTCATCTAATAATATTTATACACTTCAGAAAGATTCGGATAAATTATATCAACGAAAAATTGAAATTGAGAAAGATCAATATAGGCTAAAGTCAAATAATTTTATTGATGCAGAAGTTATTGATCAAATGATAAATTCTACAAATGATATTTATTATTGGAAATTTTCAAATAAAAATCTCACGTTAAAGAGTTTTAAGAATAATAGTAAGCGAGAATTATTCAATATAAAATTACTTGAAAATGAAAAACCTAAAGTAACGATTATTGATAGATTGAGAAAAAATAATCAAGAATCTGTAATTTCAATTTTACACCAAAAAAGTAACGAGACAATTATTTTTTATGATGGAAAAACAACAAAACATATAAAAACAAAAAATTTACTTTTCGGAAGTTTCCAAATTGATGAAAATAATTTTTGGTTTTCTCAAGATAAAAGGAAAAATTATATTTTATATTTCAAGAAGAAAAATAAAATTCAAAAGTTTAAATTAGATTTTACAACAAGATCAATTAAACTTCTTACTGATTTTGAAACAGAAAATTTAATAGATTTTTGCATTGAAAATTTTAGCGGTAAACTTTATTTAGTTTATACAACGGAAGATAATTGTATAAAATTTCAGAGAATTTAATGTTAAAAAAATTTTTGTTTATAATATTTTTATTTGCTGAATACAGTTTTTCGCAAAATTTGGATTCGCTTTACAATGAATTTATTTTGCAAAATTCACAACAAAATACTTCAGCGCAATTTCAAGTATCCGATGACGAAAATATTAAATGCGGATTTGGTTTAGCCGCTTCAATTAAAACTCAACTAAATGAATTTTCATTAGATAAACAAAGCAAAATTGAAGAAATTTTGCAACGACCAGAAATGCAGAAAAGTATCGTTTCGCCAAAGGGATATTTCAGAATTCACTTTGATACAACCGGCGTAAATATTCCCGGTTATGATATACAAGAATTAGCAATCGCATTTGATTCGGCTTACACATACGAAATTGAATTTTTAGGTTATCCGGCTCCGCCAAAAGACGGAACTTACGGTGGCGATGATAAATATGATGTTTATGTAACAAGTGCTGCCGGCGGTTATGGATCAACAAATTTGGAAGATGAAGTTAGTGAAAATAAATATATAAGTTTTATCAAAATTCATAATTCATTTTCCGGTTCATTTTACACAAAAGGAATTGATGCCGCAAGAGTAACAGCCGCACACGAATTTCATCATGCAATTCAAGTTGGAAATTATATTTATCGAGATTCCGATAGATTTTATTTTGAACTTACGTCAACATCAATGGAAGAATTTGTTTATGATCATGTGAACGATTATTACAATTATATAAAAAGTTATTTCAATAAACCGAACAGAAGATTTACAAGATTTAACGGCGGAAACGACGGTTATGATGTTTCAATTTGGAATATTTTTTTAAGAGAAAAATTTGGTAACGAAATTCCGAATGTTGGTGATCAAATTATAAAAAGAAGCTGGGAATTAATGAGCGAGAAAAACCAAAGAGCAATTATTGCATTGCAAAATTCAATTAGTCAATTTGGTTATTCTTATGCTGATTTATTTAACGAGTTTGGAATTTGGTTATTCTTCACAAATTATAGAACAAAAGAAAATAAATATTTTTCTGAAGCAGAATTTTATCCGCTAATTAAGAAAACCTCTGAGATGGAATTAAATCCAACACAAATGCCGTTTATGCTAAGCTGTGAACCAACTTCGCTAAATTATTTATTGGTAAAAGATAATTCGCAAGGATTACCAGATTCTATTTTTGCAATTTTCAGTAGTTCGGACGTAAACGGAACATTAACCACCGGAAATAATATTGATATTGATTTTAGAATTGATGTAAATTCTTTTAACGGATCTTTCCAAGTTGGAGAAAATTATTTTGCAAAAATTGATGGAAATAATAGTAATTATATAGGTCATAGTTACATTATAAATAGGGAACTTGCTTCAAATTATATGGAAAGAACAAATGTAGATTTTGTTTTCCCGCAGCCTTTTAACTATGATGAATTTTCTAATTTATGTTTCCCAACATATACAGATGAAAGCGGTGAAGCTGAATTATATATTTATTCAACTGATATGAATTTGGTTTTTAATAATTCATCACCGATTTCACTTTCCGGAAAAATGATTGTAACATGGAATGGTTTAGATAAAAATATGAATAAATTAGCAAGCGGTGTTTATATTTACGTTACAAAAGCAAATGGAAAAATCAAAAAAGGAAAATTTGTAATTCTAAATTAATTGATTTAAAATCTTACAAACTCAATTTCACTCAATAAAAATTTATGAGCAATAGTTCTCTTTCATTTCAGAATATATCAAAAACTTTTGGACGAAGAT
The nucleotide sequence above comes from Ignavibacteriota bacterium. Encoded proteins:
- a CDS encoding HAD family phosphatase, with the translated sequence MNKRKYTTIVFDLGNVLLPFDHQKWVKNYNLIQNGLGDKYFKKYLENYTIHRDYESGKISEEEFIKINLEWLENKIFENEFCKIFSEIFTMNLNVIELLPKLKQNYKLVLLSNTNHIHKKFGWEQNKFLENFDKLILSHEVGAVKPEEKIYNAVEKFTNEPSETHIFIDDILDYVNAAKNLGWDGIQFIGYENLVKEFSEREILF
- a CDS encoding ArsC family transcriptional regulator → MNIQIFGTKKCNNTKKAERFFKERNIQIHFRDLAEKGISAGELDNILLKIDEENLIDRNSKQFEKRGLKYMIFNTKDELLSDPLLLKTPIVRNGKDVTVGYEPEVWKEWMK
- a CDS encoding outer membrane protein transport protein, translating into MKKIFKLTLSVILTFAISSSVFANGLSLNSLGSRALGMGGAFVALSNDATAIYWNPAGLADQKASVLAYFTGVMPIGSYKMDLAGIDASTASNIYPTGGLLANYRMDKLALALGIYVPAGLGAEWDPTEFAGAGANGTEFLSQIGVISISPAVAYQVNDQFSVGLAVNISYAMFDMKQFIANGVALGLGFRQFEEESTGMGFGATIGLKYKFNDQLAAGATIRLATTIAMSGTAKNTLFPALPTVPTMGIAPGPGESDFDRDVTWPLWIGGGLAYKPNKCLTLTLDAQYSQWSELDKLVAEYDNSYWKLAMAAQGDNEFKLDWEDAVQIRLGGEYMVTPVTALRLGYYYDPAPAPDETLNVLFPSSTNHVVTAGFGYSLGNYTVEAALEYLLGAERDIEQGNHNMGGIHKLDVFAFSVGLNIGL
- the porQ gene encoding type IX secretion system protein PorQ; amino-acid sequence: MKKTAVIILVLGFNFTLFGQETFKFLMLDQSPRASALAGSFVSNNDDPNVIFYNPAGISYLKESPISFSFVKHLLDINSAALSYSHEFEGIGRFGAAVQYINYGTFDGRTIDGIETGEFGAGELAAIIGYSNLLGNNFYYGANLKFIYSGIADRSSTGIAADLGLHYSIPEERWNFGFSILNLGSQISQYYSYEEKLPLDIRFGFSKTLLHLPFTFFASLNKLNGNYDSFGERFQQFTFGGEFRLSNIVKLRLGYDNEKRKEFKIGGTAGLAGINLGIGIVVSNYNFDYSFSSYGEVGAIHRIGISTKL
- the bamD gene encoding outer membrane protein assembly factor BamD — its product is MKKNFVLFIVSIFIWNCSSSVDTTSLTSEQHLEYARKLFLEEDYEEAIREFQSILLQYTGSQINDDAQYFLAFSYFKREQYLLSAYEFSKVIRDTPASEFVQDAQFMLAESYFQLSPHYQLEQSYSKKAIEEFQAFIEFFPTHPKVEEAEKKIAELYAKFAEKEYHSAMIYEKMEYFNAAIQYYENVKNTYFDSEFAPLAHYKLINLLILKNRKDEALRNIADYISKYPNDDNIDELKELNKELENSVNG
- a CDS encoding acyl-CoA thioesterase, which encodes MAKKKFVKDSIIMMTELVLPQHTNQLGNLLGGQLMHWIDICAALAASKHSEKVCVTASVDKIDFHHPIKLGYVVTLIASVNRAFNTSMEVGVKVITENFVLRKNLHTNSAYLTFVGVDKNGKPAKAFEIIPETEDEKRRFNEALQRRKQRLTERKNNS
- a CDS encoding VCBS repeat-containing protein is translated as MKRGDLTKLFKEENKDLPKGKTIVKLFFLLFVSANVSAQTLLNNFGNSEIIKTYPGFIKFTFVDFNNDGIDDLILYGGQSKNFVLHKGLPDSTFAPPEKKSFFFPIDDFKWLTSTKKGENYYLFVSRNKRLVGLVTFTSNFSLKLLSKIEFNSYPSSVEIIDINNDYNNEAIVFGPNFNGIEILVSKGFRLTQQTSIEQNILREITPLDFNQDGNSDLVGIDILNNSLKFLENYSKFNFTETREIKFTEPILSFKKVHYNNDDFTDLAVTDAKGIKILLGDSVYSFSQSLKFNFDFSPSIFEIEDFNNNGFKDIAAVNIDDNQAYVKLNDITYNIINYNFSGITDLKYLKNKYVNAILLLSSKGIIKQIDTQNKWGNTFKYSVGGIPNKIFYKKSANNSETNIFITDNENNFVTKLALNKNGFFANQNVEKFVNDFTNISWSPKTNLTAAFTEKERLIEIHTGVLKSKTTSSQHFVYTINQIEQVLIDSSNNIYTLQKDSDKLYQRKIEIEKDQYRLKSNNFIDAEVIDQMINSTNDIYYWKFSNKNLTLKSFKNNSKRELFNIKLLENEKPKVTIIDRLRKNNQESVISILHQKSNETIIFYDGKTTKHIKTKNLLFGSFQIDENNFWFSQDKRKNYILYFKKKNKIQKFKLDFTTRSIKLLTDFETENLIDFCIENFSGKLYLVYTTEDNCIKFQRI